A genome region from Nycticebus coucang isolate mNycCou1 chromosome 4, mNycCou1.pri, whole genome shotgun sequence includes the following:
- the LOC128584403 gene encoding histone H3.3A-like, which yields MEATGGLYTTARTKQTARKSTGGKAPRKQLAAKAARKSAPSTGGVKKPHRYRPGTVALREVRCYQKSTELLIRKLPFQRLVREIAQDFKTDLRFQSAAIGALQEASEAYLVGLFEDTNLCAIHAKRVTIMPKDIQLARRIRGERA from the exons ATGGAGGCTACAG GAGGTCTTTATACCACGGCTCGTACAAAGCAGACTGCCCGCAAATCCACCGGTGGTAAAGCACCCAGGAAGCAACTGGCTGCAAAAGCCGCTCGCAAGAGTGCGCCCTCTACTGGAGGGGTGAAGAAACCTCATCGCTACAGGCCTGGTACTGTGGCACTACGTGAAGTAAGATGTTATCAGAAGTCCACTGAACTTCTGATTCGCAAACTTCCTTTCCAGCGTCTGGTGCGAGAAATTGCTCAGGACTTTAAGACAGATCTGCGCTTCCAGAGCGCAGCTATTGGTGCTTTGCAGGAGGCAAGTGAGGCCTATCTGGTTGGCCTTTTTGAAGACACCAACCTGTGTGCTATCCATGCCAAACGTGTAACAATTATGCCAAAAGACATCCAGCTAGCACGCCGTATACGTGGAGAACGTGCTTAA